One part of the Segnochrobactrum spirostomi genome encodes these proteins:
- a CDS encoding cyclic nucleotide-gated ion channel, giving the protein MRRRRVYEILEGDDQRDVIGRAFHFGIIGLIILTVVLSILDTVPSIQQRWSNSASRVGVVSTTIFLIEYVLRIWVCVEDPRRAGMTHLRARLNYMLSFDGVIDLIAVLPFFLVALTGYDLRTVTLLRLLRFFKLLRYSTGIMSLFEAIYAERHTLFASLVVLMTVVVVAATIMYEVEGGVQPAQFGSIPLSMWWAMETITTVGYGDVIPITAGGRVIAAATMVLGLIVLALPVAIVATSFNEVIRRRGFLLNWATLSRLPLFSGLDTGTMAEVLSVARAHSYDSGNHVLRRGDDALSLYVIALGEVEVETESGGIPLKDGDCFGGPAAFGGEKSAVIVRALNRTRIVVIPERDLAALMARRPILAARVRSLAQPGRYQPDVSGDGDE; this is encoded by the coding sequence GTGCGGCGTCGGCGCGTCTACGAGATTCTGGAGGGGGACGATCAGCGCGACGTCATCGGCCGCGCGTTCCATTTCGGCATCATCGGCCTCATCATCCTGACGGTCGTTCTCTCGATCCTCGACACGGTGCCGTCGATCCAACAGCGGTGGAGCAATTCGGCAAGCCGCGTCGGTGTCGTCTCCACCACGATCTTCCTCATCGAATATGTCTTGCGGATCTGGGTCTGCGTCGAAGATCCGCGGCGCGCCGGCATGACGCACCTTCGCGCCAGGCTCAACTATATGCTGAGCTTCGATGGGGTGATCGATCTCATCGCCGTGCTACCGTTCTTCCTCGTCGCCCTGACAGGCTACGATCTGCGCACGGTGACGCTGCTGCGGCTGCTGCGCTTCTTCAAGCTGCTGCGCTATTCGACGGGCATCATGTCGCTGTTTGAGGCGATCTATGCCGAGCGGCACACGCTGTTCGCGAGCCTCGTCGTGCTCATGACGGTCGTCGTGGTCGCCGCGACGATCATGTACGAGGTGGAGGGCGGCGTGCAGCCCGCCCAGTTCGGCTCCATTCCGCTCTCCATGTGGTGGGCGATGGAGACCATCACCACCGTCGGCTACGGCGACGTCATCCCGATCACCGCCGGCGGCCGGGTCATCGCCGCGGCGACGATGGTGCTCGGCCTCATCGTGCTCGCCCTGCCGGTCGCTATCGTCGCGACCTCGTTCAACGAGGTGATCCGCCGCCGCGGCTTCCTGCTCAATTGGGCGACGCTGTCGCGGCTGCCGCTGTTCTCCGGCCTCGATACCGGCACGATGGCCGAGGTGCTTTCGGTCGCCCGGGCGCACTCCTACGATTCCGGCAACCACGTCCTGCGCCGAGGCGACGATGCGCTCAGCCTCTACGTGATCGCGCTGGGCGAGGTCGAAGTCGAGACGGAGAGCGGCGGCATTCCGCTCAAGGACGGCGACTGCTTCGGGGGGCCGGCGGCGTTCGGCGGGGAGAAATCCGCGGTGATCGTCCGCGCACTGAACCGGACGCGGATCGTCGTCATCCCCGAGCGCGATCTCGCCGCGCTCATGGCGCGCCGCCCGATTCTGGCGGCGCGGGTGCGCTCGCTGGCTCAGCCGGGGCGCTATCAGCCCGACGTCTCCGGAGATGGAGACGAGTGA
- the argE gene encoding acetylornithine deacetylase: MIDSAIALLERLVAFDTTSRYTNLPLLDWVETLLTAHGFRIERLYDESGTKANLFATIGPEGVPGYVLSGHTDVVPVDGQDWSTPPFTLTRKDGLLYGRGAADMKGFLAVCLAKVPAIAAARLNRPIHLAFSYDEEVGCTGVRSLVADLRDRPIKPIACFVGEPTSMQVIVAHKAKYNFRATVKGKPCHSSLAPQGVNAIDYAARLIVFLRELGLKVAEGPRDPLYDVPFTTVHTGLISGGTALNIVPECCEVTFEFRSLPQADSESLVQEIRRFACEALEPEMKAIAPETGIDIDLYNFAPGLDTPVDAEVTQLAKRFAGRNDHAKVAYATEACLFSEAEIPTVVVGPGSIEQAHKPDEFIAVSELEKALMFVDRLIAHSSD, from the coding sequence ATGATCGACAGCGCCATCGCCTTGCTCGAACGTCTCGTCGCCTTCGACACGACGAGCCGGTACACGAACCTGCCGCTGCTCGATTGGGTCGAAACGCTCCTCACCGCCCACGGCTTCCGCATTGAGCGCCTCTATGACGAGAGCGGCACCAAGGCGAACCTGTTCGCGACCATCGGGCCGGAGGGCGTGCCGGGCTATGTCCTGTCGGGCCACACCGACGTGGTGCCTGTCGACGGGCAGGATTGGTCGACGCCGCCGTTCACGCTGACCCGCAAGGACGGCCTGCTCTACGGGCGCGGCGCGGCCGACATGAAGGGCTTTCTCGCGGTCTGCCTCGCCAAGGTGCCGGCGATCGCCGCGGCGCGGCTCAACCGCCCGATCCACCTCGCCTTCTCCTATGACGAGGAGGTCGGCTGCACCGGCGTGCGCAGCCTCGTCGCCGACCTGCGCGACCGGCCGATCAAGCCCATCGCCTGCTTCGTCGGCGAGCCGACCAGCATGCAGGTGATCGTCGCCCACAAGGCGAAATACAATTTCCGCGCCACGGTGAAGGGCAAGCCCTGCCATTCGTCGCTCGCGCCCCAGGGCGTGAACGCGATCGATTATGCGGCGCGCCTCATTGTTTTCCTGCGCGAACTCGGTCTCAAGGTCGCCGAAGGGCCGCGCGATCCGCTCTACGACGTGCCCTTCACCACCGTCCACACCGGCCTCATCTCCGGCGGCACCGCGCTCAACATCGTGCCGGAGTGCTGCGAGGTGACGTTCGAGTTCCGCTCGCTGCCACAGGCCGACAGCGAGTCCCTGGTACAGGAGATCCGCCGCTTCGCCTGCGAGGCGCTCGAGCCGGAAATGAAGGCGATCGCGCCCGAAACCGGCATCGACATCGACCTCTACAATTTCGCGCCGGGCCTCGACACACCCGTCGACGCCGAGGTGACGCAGCTCGCCAAGCGCTTCGCCGGCCGCAACGACCACGCCAAGGTCGCCTATGCGACCGAAGCCTGCCTGTTCTCCGAGGCCGAGATTCCGACCGTTGTGGTCGGGCCGGGCTCGATCGAGCAGGCCCACAAGCCGGACGAGTTCATCGCCGTCTCCGAACTCGAGAAGGCCCTCATGTTCGTCGATCGGCTGATCGCCCACAGCTCGGACTGA
- a CDS encoding efflux RND transporter periplasmic adaptor subunit codes for MRPSVVAIAALCVLGAGAYAYVSGALPVAVSRPIDGALAALNGSGTVPVEAAPKTRAKPRPIPVEVAVAKTATPRTEIQSIGSIQADEAVAVAAEQEGRIVAIDFTEGEAVKAGALLVKLDDSLLAAQVDDLKARLTLAEQNYERANTLSGSGAGTVRARDEARSGLIIAQAAVNLLQSRLDKTSIRAPFDGIMGLRSVSVGAFLKVGDVIASIDKIDQVKVDFSVPEKDLAALSVGLPVEVAVDAYPGRVFTGEIYAIAPQIDVNGRAVRVRGRLPNPDGLLRPGLFARVTVVGEGRDSIVMVPEAAIVPRGVDHLVYRVADGTAAESKVTLGRRADGMVEILSGVAAGDVVVTAGQTRLGKGTPVETVGADGHPIVPTES; via the coding sequence ATGCGTCCTTCCGTCGTCGCGATCGCCGCCCTCTGCGTGCTGGGAGCCGGCGCCTACGCCTATGTGAGCGGTGCCCTGCCCGTCGCCGTGAGCCGCCCAATCGACGGCGCCCTCGCGGCGTTGAACGGCTCTGGGACGGTGCCCGTCGAAGCCGCGCCGAAGACCCGCGCCAAGCCGCGGCCGATCCCCGTCGAGGTCGCGGTCGCGAAGACGGCGACGCCGCGTACCGAGATCCAGTCGATCGGGTCGATCCAGGCCGACGAGGCGGTCGCGGTGGCGGCCGAGCAGGAAGGCCGGATCGTCGCGATCGACTTCACCGAAGGCGAGGCGGTCAAAGCCGGCGCCCTCCTCGTCAAGCTCGACGACAGCCTCCTCGCCGCCCAGGTCGACGACCTCAAGGCCCGGCTCACCCTCGCCGAACAGAACTATGAACGGGCGAACACCCTGTCCGGCAGTGGCGCCGGCACCGTGCGTGCCCGCGACGAGGCGCGCTCCGGCCTCATCATCGCCCAGGCGGCGGTGAACCTCCTGCAATCGCGCCTCGACAAGACCTCGATCCGCGCCCCCTTCGACGGCATCATGGGGCTGCGCTCGGTCTCGGTCGGCGCCTTCCTCAAAGTCGGCGACGTCATCGCCTCGATCGACAAGATCGACCAGGTGAAGGTCGATTTCAGCGTGCCCGAGAAGGACCTCGCCGCGCTGTCCGTCGGCTTGCCCGTCGAGGTCGCGGTCGATGCCTATCCGGGCCGCGTCTTCACCGGCGAAATCTATGCGATCGCGCCGCAGATCGACGTCAATGGCCGGGCGGTCCGCGTGCGCGGACGGCTGCCCAACCCGGACGGCTTGCTGCGGCCCGGCCTGTTCGCGCGCGTGACGGTGGTCGGCGAGGGCCGCGACAGCATCGTCATGGTGCCGGAGGCGGCGATCGTGCCCCGCGGCGTCGATCACCTCGTCTACCGCGTCGCCGACGGCACGGCGGCCGAAAGCAAGGTGACCCTCGGCCGGCGGGCCGACGGCATGGTGGAGATCCTGTCCGGCGTCGCGGCCGGCGACGTGGTGGTGACCGCCGGCCAGACGCGGCTCGGCAAGGGCACACCCGTCGAGACGGTGGGCGCCGACGGGCATCCGATCGTGCCGACCGAAAGCTGA
- a CDS encoding efflux RND transporter permease subunit: MKLSEICIERPVFATVLSLILVLVGVVAYERLTVREYPAIDEPTVSVTTTYSGASARIIESQVTQVLEGSIAGIEGIDVLQSTSRSEQSRITVRFRLGIDPDVAASDVRDRVSRVRARLPDEIDEPVIAKVEADAQPIMFLAFRSQTIDPLALTDFVDRNVVDRLKTLLGVADVQIFGERQYAMRVWVDRAKLAAYDLTVQDIEDAIRAQNVELPSGRIESTDREFSILSRTGLTTPEEFAAIVVKVAGGHQVRLGDVATISLGARDERRASRYDGQNAVAVGIIKQATANPLDVSNAVRAALPEIEASLPAGVSVTIGNDQAVFIDRSIEAVYHTIGEAIVLVVLVIFFFLRTLRASIIPVVTIPVSLIATFTLMYAAGFSINTLTLLAMVLAIGLVVDDAIVVLENIFRHVEEGLSPKAAAIKGAGEIGFAVIAMTLTLAAVYAPVAFAPGRTGRLFLEFALTLAGAVLISGFVALTLTPMMCARLLRHETKPNLFFRVLEGAFRAVERGYGRALGGALRLRVLVVLGAVAVAALGGYFLTHLKSELSPTEDRGTVSAFGTAPEGASIAYTERYAKELEKILAGVPEIRGFLTVIGFPQSTNLVAYANLVDWADRTRSQQEIVAALAPKVSRIPGMRIFVSNPPSLGQRGFGKPVQLVVETTGTYEDLNAVMDRLVARAGENPGLVGVESDLKLNTPEITISLDRQKVADLGLDVSVVGRTLESMLGGRQVTRFERDGEQYDVMVQLADADRTSPETLREIYVRAPNGAMVQLGNVVRIEETVAPRELTRFNQLRSATLEANLAPGYTMGEAVAALNRLAAEVLPDTYRTDYAGQSREFLASGQSLVFVFLLAIVFIYLVLAAQFESFVDPIVILVTVPLSMTGALAALSLTGGTLNVYSQIGLITLVGLITKHGILIVEFSHQLEAEGRERRAAIVEAATLRLRPILMTTGAMVLGALPLALATGAGAESRQQIGWVIVGGMSFGTLLTLFVVPAVLTFLAGRKAKAEAGHAATPAPLPAGE, encoded by the coding sequence ATGAAGCTGTCCGAGATCTGCATCGAGCGGCCCGTCTTCGCGACGGTCTTGAGCCTCATCCTGGTCCTCGTCGGCGTCGTCGCCTACGAGCGCCTCACCGTGCGGGAATATCCGGCGATCGACGAACCGACGGTGTCGGTGACGACGACCTATTCCGGCGCCTCGGCGCGGATCATCGAAAGCCAGGTGACGCAGGTCCTCGAAGGCTCGATCGCCGGCATCGAGGGCATCGACGTCCTGCAATCGACGAGCCGCTCGGAGCAGAGCCGCATCACGGTGCGCTTCCGCCTCGGCATCGATCCCGACGTCGCCGCCTCCGACGTGCGCGACCGGGTCAGCCGGGTGCGCGCGCGCCTGCCCGACGAGATCGACGAGCCGGTCATCGCCAAGGTCGAGGCGGACGCCCAGCCGATCATGTTCCTCGCCTTCCGCTCGCAGACGATCGATCCCCTCGCCCTCACCGACTTCGTCGACCGCAACGTCGTCGACCGCCTGAAGACGCTGCTCGGCGTCGCCGACGTGCAGATCTTCGGCGAGCGGCAATATGCGATGCGGGTGTGGGTGGATCGGGCGAAGCTCGCCGCCTACGATCTGACGGTGCAGGACATCGAGGACGCCATCCGCGCCCAGAACGTCGAGCTGCCGTCGGGCCGCATCGAGAGCACCGATCGCGAGTTCTCGATCCTGTCGCGGACCGGCCTGACGACGCCGGAGGAGTTCGCAGCGATCGTGGTGAAGGTCGCCGGCGGCCATCAGGTGCGCCTGGGCGACGTCGCCACCATCAGCCTCGGTGCCCGCGACGAGCGCCGGGCGAGCCGCTACGACGGACAGAACGCCGTCGCCGTCGGCATCATAAAGCAGGCGACCGCCAACCCGCTCGACGTCTCCAATGCCGTGCGCGCCGCCTTGCCGGAGATCGAAGCGAGCCTGCCGGCGGGCGTCTCGGTCACCATCGGCAACGATCAGGCCGTGTTCATCGACCGCTCCATCGAGGCGGTCTACCACACCATCGGCGAGGCGATCGTGCTCGTCGTCCTGGTGATCTTCTTCTTCCTGCGCACGCTGCGCGCCTCGATCATCCCGGTCGTCACCATCCCCGTCTCGCTGATCGCGACCTTCACGCTGATGTATGCGGCGGGCTTCTCCATCAACACGCTGACCCTGCTCGCCATGGTGCTCGCGATCGGCCTCGTCGTGGACGACGCCATCGTGGTGCTCGAGAACATCTTCCGCCACGTCGAGGAGGGCCTGAGCCCGAAGGCGGCCGCCATCAAGGGCGCCGGCGAGATCGGCTTCGCCGTGATCGCGATGACGCTGACGCTCGCCGCCGTCTATGCGCCGGTCGCCTTCGCGCCGGGACGGACCGGCCGGCTCTTCCTGGAGTTCGCGCTGACGCTCGCCGGCGCAGTGCTGATCTCGGGCTTCGTCGCCTTGACGCTGACGCCGATGATGTGCGCCCGCCTGTTACGCCACGAGACGAAGCCGAACCTCTTTTTCCGCGTCCTCGAAGGCGCCTTCCGCGCGGTCGAGCGCGGCTACGGCCGGGCGCTCGGGGGCGCACTGCGGCTGCGTGTCCTCGTGGTGCTCGGGGCCGTCGCCGTCGCGGCGCTCGGCGGCTATTTCCTGACGCATCTGAAGTCCGAGCTGTCGCCGACCGAGGACCGCGGGACCGTGTCCGCCTTCGGCACGGCGCCGGAGGGCGCCTCGATCGCCTATACCGAGCGCTACGCCAAGGAACTGGAGAAGATCCTCGCGGGCGTGCCGGAGATCCGCGGCTTCCTCACCGTGATCGGCTTCCCGCAATCGACCAACCTGGTCGCCTACGCGAACTTGGTCGATTGGGCCGACCGCACCCGCTCGCAGCAGGAGATCGTCGCCGCCCTCGCCCCCAAGGTCTCGCGCATTCCGGGCATGCGCATCTTCGTCTCGAACCCGCCCTCGCTCGGCCAGCGCGGGTTCGGCAAGCCGGTGCAGCTCGTCGTCGAGACGACCGGCACCTACGAGGACCTCAATGCGGTGATGGACCGCCTCGTCGCCCGCGCCGGCGAAAATCCCGGGCTCGTGGGCGTCGAATCCGACCTCAAGCTCAACACGCCGGAGATCACAATTTCGCTCGACCGCCAGAAGGTCGCCGATCTCGGGCTCGACGTCTCGGTGGTCGGCCGGACCCTCGAATCGATGCTCGGCGGCCGGCAGGTCACGCGGTTCGAGCGCGACGGCGAGCAATACGACGTCATGGTGCAGCTCGCCGACGCCGACCGCACCAGCCCCGAGACGTTGCGGGAGATCTATGTGCGCGCGCCGAACGGCGCGATGGTGCAGCTCGGCAACGTGGTGCGCATCGAGGAGACGGTGGCGCCGCGCGAACTCACCCGCTTCAACCAGCTCCGCTCGGCGACGCTCGAGGCGAACCTCGCCCCCGGCTACACCATGGGCGAGGCGGTGGCCGCCCTGAACCGTCTCGCGGCCGAGGTGCTGCCGGACACCTACCGCACCGATTATGCGGGGCAGAGCCGCGAGTTCCTCGCCTCCGGCCAGAGCCTCGTCTTCGTCTTCCTGCTCGCGATCGTGTTCATCTATCTGGTGCTCGCGGCGCAGTTCGAAAGCTTCGTCGATCCGATCGTGATCCTCGTCACCGTGCCGCTGTCGATGACCGGCGCGCTCGCCGCGTTGAGCCTGACGGGCGGCACCCTCAACGTCTATTCCCAGATCGGGCTCATCACCCTCGTCGGCCTCATCACCAAACACGGCATCCTGATCGTGGAATTCTCCCACCAACTGGAGGCCGAGGGCCGCGAACGACGCGCCGCCATCGTCGAGGCGGCGACGCTCAGGCTGCGTCCGATCCTGATGACCACGGGGGCGATGGTGCTCGGCGCCCTGCCTCTCGCGCTGGCGACGGGAGCCGGTGCGGAAAGCCGTCAGCAGATCGGCTGGGTCATCGTCGGCGGCATGAGCTTCGGAACGCTGCTCACCCTGTTCGTGGTGCCGGCGGTGCTCACGTTCCTCGCCGGGCGGAAGGCCAAGGCCGAAGCGGGCCATGCCGCGACGCCAGCCCCGCTTCCGGCAGGAGAGTAG
- a CDS encoding L-serine ammonia-lyase, which yields MISVFELFKIGIGPSSSHTVGPMKAALAFADALKTDGLLDRVAAVRVDLFGSLAWTGRGHGTDKAVILGLAGLHPETVDPDQAERIFADMAAVKRLPLAGLKAIVFDPAAAIVFDGVGETPVHPNTLAFAAFDAAGAVLAHERWCSVGGGFVVREAEVGHPVEEGTAVPYPFRSGKDLLVRADEAGLTIAELMMANERALRPAEDVDRHIDRVVETMMSCIDRGLRTEGELPGGLSVKRRAKSIRARLVADAERNARSPHEIMDWISLYAIAVNEENAAGGRVVTAPTNGAAGVVPAVLRYYRDHCPGSNEDGIRAFILTATAIGALFKMNASISGAEVGCQGEVGVACSMAAGGLCAALGGTNAQIENAAEIGMEHHLGMTCDPIGGLVQIPCIERNAFGAVKAINAASLALRGDGTHRVHLDQVIATMRQTGADMQSKYKETSLGGLAVNLTEC from the coding sequence GTGATCAGCGTCTTCGAATTGTTCAAGATCGGCATCGGCCCGTCCTCGTCCCACACTGTCGGGCCGATGAAGGCGGCGCTCGCCTTCGCCGACGCGCTCAAGACGGACGGTCTCCTCGACCGGGTCGCCGCGGTTCGGGTCGATCTGTTCGGCTCGCTCGCCTGGACCGGCCGCGGCCACGGCACCGACAAGGCGGTCATCCTGGGCCTCGCAGGGCTGCACCCGGAGACCGTCGATCCCGATCAGGCCGAGCGCATCTTCGCCGACATGGCCGCCGTGAAGCGCCTGCCGCTCGCCGGCCTCAAGGCGATCGTTTTCGATCCGGCGGCGGCCATCGTGTTCGACGGCGTCGGCGAGACGCCGGTCCATCCGAACACGCTCGCCTTCGCGGCTTTCGATGCCGCCGGTGCGGTGCTCGCCCACGAGCGATGGTGTTCGGTCGGCGGCGGCTTCGTGGTGCGCGAGGCAGAGGTCGGTCATCCGGTGGAGGAGGGCACGGCGGTGCCTTATCCCTTCCGCTCCGGCAAGGACCTGCTGGTGCGCGCCGACGAGGCGGGGCTGACGATCGCCGAGCTGATGATGGCGAACGAGCGGGCCTTGCGTCCGGCGGAGGACGTCGACCGCCACATCGACCGCGTGGTCGAGACGATGATGAGCTGCATCGACCGCGGCCTCAGGACCGAGGGCGAGCTGCCGGGCGGGCTCTCCGTCAAGCGGCGCGCCAAATCGATCCGCGCCCGGCTCGTCGCCGATGCGGAGCGCAACGCCCGCTCGCCCCACGAGATCATGGACTGGATCTCGCTCTATGCGATCGCGGTCAACGAGGAGAATGCGGCCGGCGGCCGGGTCGTGACCGCGCCCACCAACGGTGCGGCCGGCGTGGTGCCGGCGGTGCTGCGCTATTATCGCGACCATTGCCCCGGCTCGAACGAGGACGGCATCCGCGCCTTCATCCTGACCGCGACGGCGATCGGCGCCCTGTTCAAGATGAACGCCTCGATCTCGGGGGCCGAGGTCGGCTGTCAGGGCGAGGTCGGTGTCGCCTGCTCGATGGCGGCGGGCGGCCTCTGCGCGGCCCTCGGCGGCACCAACGCTCAGATCGAGAACGCGGCCGAGATCGGGATGGAGCACCATCTCGGCATGACCTGCGACCCGATCGGCGGGCTCGTGCAGATCCCGTGCATCGAGCGCAACGCCTTCGGCGCGGTGAAGGCGATCAACGCCGCCTCGCTCGCTTTGCGCGGCGACGGCACCCACCGCGTCCACCTCGATCAGGTGATCGCGACCATGCGCCAGACCGGCGCCGACATGCAGTCGAAATACAAGGAGACCTCCCTCGGCGGCCTCGCGGTGAACCTCACCGAGTGCTGA
- a CDS encoding sarcosine oxidase subunit gamma — protein MLDLSITGRADALAILEQTASPCPTARLASLGPRSRFILRGGDEAVAAASAAFGVEIPREPNRAAVAGDRAALWLGPDEWVLVAGEEEGPALGEALAAALENIAHSLTDVSHRSVAFTLAGRHAATVLNSNCPLDLSLAAFPVGACTRTLLGKAEIVLRRADEETFVIDVWRSFATYVWRLIEEGRLEYTL, from the coding sequence ATGCTTGATCTGTCGATCACCGGCCGCGCCGACGCGCTCGCCATCCTGGAACAGACGGCCTCGCCGTGCCCGACCGCGCGGCTCGCCTCGCTCGGCCCCCGCAGCCGCTTCATCCTGCGCGGCGGCGACGAGGCGGTCGCCGCCGCCTCCGCGGCGTTCGGCGTCGAGATCCCGCGGGAGCCCAACCGGGCCGCGGTCGCCGGAGACCGCGCCGCGCTCTGGCTCGGACCGGATGAATGGGTGCTCGTCGCCGGCGAGGAGGAAGGGCCTGCCTTGGGCGAGGCGCTCGCCGCCGCGCTCGAGAACATCGCCCATTCCCTGACCGACGTCAGCCACCGCTCGGTCGCCTTCACCCTGGCGGGGCGGCACGCGGCGACGGTGCTCAATTCGAATTGTCCGCTCGATCTCTCGCTCGCCGCCTTCCCGGTCGGCGCCTGCACCCGCACGCTTCTCGGCAAGGCCGAGATCGTGCTGCGTCGGGCCGACGAGGAGACCTTCGTCATCGACGTGTGGCGCTCCTTCGCCACCTATGTGTGGCGGCTGATCGAAGAGGGTCGCCTCGAATACACCCTGTGA